In Deltaproteobacteria bacterium CG11_big_fil_rev_8_21_14_0_20_42_23, one genomic interval encodes:
- a CDS encoding acetyl-CoA C-acyltransferase (Catalyzes the synthesis of acetoacetyl coenzyme A from two molecules of acetyl coenzyme A. It can also act as a thiolase, catalyzing the reverse reaction and generating two-carbon units from the four-carbon product of fatty acid oxidation) has translation MQEAVIVDAVRSPMGRALKGQYIHTRIDDIAAELIKALLARSTSFNPQLVEDVLFGCAMPEGEQGLNVARNISFLAGLPLSSGAATINRFCASSLTALNHAAQAVMTENGEAFVVGGIESMSHVPMGGFNPSLNEKLMRDGNPDGYIAMGTTAETLASQYKIGREEQDQFALASHRKAVSAMQQNKFANEIVPITITAEDGSASKTSKDEGPRADSSLEKLASLKPAFRKDGTVTAGNSSPLTDGASVLLVMSKKLAKKLKLQPLARVRSMAVAGVDPALMGIGPVAAVPKALQRAGLKMKDIDLIELNEAFAVQSLAVLKELGIDEKRVNIHGGAIALGHPLGASGARIMTTLLHAMKEKKAKYGLATMCVGGGQGVATIVERL, from the coding sequence ATGCAAGAAGCCGTTATTGTAGATGCCGTTCGAAGCCCCATGGGGCGTGCCTTAAAGGGCCAATACATTCACACCAGAATTGATGATATCGCTGCCGAGTTAATTAAAGCTCTGCTTGCGCGTAGCACATCGTTCAACCCACAACTTGTCGAAGATGTCTTATTTGGTTGTGCCATGCCCGAAGGTGAGCAAGGTTTAAACGTTGCTCGCAACATCTCATTTTTAGCAGGTTTGCCGCTTTCAAGTGGAGCAGCAACCATTAATCGTTTTTGCGCTTCATCACTCACAGCCTTAAACCATGCAGCTCAAGCGGTGATGACAGAAAATGGCGAAGCTTTCGTAGTGGGTGGAATTGAATCGATGAGCCACGTGCCCATGGGTGGTTTCAACCCAAGCCTCAATGAAAAACTGATGCGCGATGGAAATCCCGATGGCTACATTGCCATGGGCACCACCGCAGAAACCTTAGCAAGCCAGTATAAAATTGGCAGAGAAGAACAAGATCAGTTTGCGTTAGCATCGCATCGCAAAGCGGTTTCCGCAATGCAGCAAAATAAATTTGCAAATGAAATTGTTCCCATCACTATTACAGCTGAAGATGGCAGCGCCAGCAAAACCAGTAAAGACGAAGGCCCCAGAGCAGATTCGTCACTCGAGAAACTTGCATCCCTTAAACCTGCCTTCAGAAAAGATGGAACGGTTACCGCTGGAAATTCTTCACCGCTCACCGATGGTGCTTCTGTTTTGCTGGTGATGTCGAAAAAATTAGCGAAAAAATTAAAGCTGCAACCTTTGGCGCGTGTTCGTTCCATGGCAGTTGCAGGAGTTGATCCAGCGCTGATGGGTATTGGGCCTGTTGCTGCTGTTCCCAAAGCTTTGCAGCGTGCCGGCTTAAAAATGAAAGACATCGATCTCATCGAACTCAACGAAGCGTTTGCCGTGCAATCACTTGCGGTATTGAAAGAGTTAGGCATCGATGAAAAACGTGTAAACATTCATGGTGGAGCTATCGCACTTGGTCATCCCCTTGGTGCAAGTGGAGCCAGAATCATGACAACTTTGTTGCACGCGATGAAAGAGAAAAAAGCAAAGTATGGTTTGGCCACCATGTGTGTAGGCGGAGGCCAAGGTGTGGCAACGATTGTAGAGCGGTTGTGA